The Anabas testudineus chromosome 1, fAnaTes1.2, whole genome shotgun sequence genomic sequence GGAGTAGTTttcctgttattatttttcttcttttaaacttCAACAGGTGATGACAAAATTTTACAAGGatattataaaaatacacaggTGTAAGTTGAAATTCACAACTTATTACTACTATATGGAATTGCACAAAAGAACACATAATAGGTaataaatctaatctaaacaGTAAACCATTTTAGATCCAGTTGCTTTCCCCCATCACATCATTCAAGGTCAGTCTCCTACCCTGAACGTCCTCCGGAGGGTACTGTTGAGCTGGAAGTCATCCTTCCATCCAGACTGGTAGTCCTGAATCTCAGACAGAGATGGCAGAGCCTTTGTAAGCTTTGCTTTGTCTTTCCCACCATGATCCAGCTTGTACATTGCATCCGTCTCcagtttctccttctctgtccgCTCTGTGCAGAGAGACAACAAAGTGAACTGATTAGGAGACAGATGACAAGCAAGCAAATTTAAAATCAGGTGGCCAAAAAGTGTCTCTGTGAAAACCgttaaaagaacaacaaataatttctttttaattggcCAACATCATAAATAATTTACCTGTGGTAAGAATCTGTTCATTTTCAGCCATGTCCCATCGTTCCTCCTTTCTGCTTGCTCCACTTACTATCACATAATCGCAGGTCGCCGGATCTGTCTGCATCTCAATGTAGTTGACACAGAGATGACACTTCATCCTGAACCTGATCAAGAAGACAAATAAGTGAATATATGGAATTATTAATTGTAAAGAGGTTCATGTTGTTGTATGAGACACTGCATAAAGTATGATTTGAGTTTGTATAACCTTTATGTCAGTCTGTCCTTGTTTACCTGTAGATTGGAGTGGTATAGTAATTCCccactttcttcttctcagcATTGTAACGGACTCCTACAAAAGCAGAACATCACTGTTATGTtatggaaaaaaagagacacagtaTAAGACAAAACCTGATTATATGGGTCATGTTGTCCTCCAAACATACCCATTCCAATGTGATTTTTGCAGCCATCACACCAGATGTTGTAGGGCATCTCAAACCTTAAAGGAAGCAAATCATTAATGTAACCATTTCAAGAAAAAGATTTTCACTAACATTTGTGACTAGCATATGCTTCTATAAATACTAGTGATGCACTAAGATGTTAATACATGTGACTGAAGGATAATTACAAAGCTTTTGTGGGattaaaattaacaataataacaaaaaatatatactatataaaaaATGTTAGTAATTTTTAATTCCCCATGAATGGTCCACATCAAGCCCTCATTTCTGTATACATTCTGTACTGACCTGATGATGAGGATGCCCTGAGAAAGTTTCCTGGCCCTCTCACGCAGTGCATGAGTTTTATGGTAGCCATTGAGGGATCcatgctaaaaacaaaaacatttacacaataaTTTATCATCCATATGTAAAAGTggaattaaaaaacacaaacacacacagggctgTGTGTTCAAACACACCTTGGCAGGATCAAAATCCGGAGGATAGTATTtgtttgttccttttctttcaccCTGTCAAGAAAACAGTACAACGCACACTGTTAGTAAATCATAAATGGAGCATTCGAACATATATCCtagtcatttttttaatcttgtttaaGCACAGGTACCGATCATGGCTTACCATAGTGACAGTTGAATTTCCACACCAGCAATGAATTCACCCCTTTAGTcattagataaaaaaaagaactaaagtTACTGATAATATACAGCAATGTCAATAAGCACATATggttaaacaaatataaaatcagACTCTGCTGCAGCTAATACCAGCTCTTCTTAGCTGCTCCTTGTCAGTTTATGTAACTTACTAACTAAACACAAGTGTAACTAAAGAAACAATTTGACGTTAATGTTCCATTAACATTTACTAATGTTAGTTTGTCTCATAATGGGTATTTAACGGCTTTAGCGTCAGTTAATAACAAGCTGTGGATAAAGTGTATTAGTTAAgtaagctaatgttagctaacatGAGTTAGGATCCTTGATATAAGGTACTACACCTGATATGCTCGCAAACTCCCACCAAGCCAAGGTCACAAATGTACTACAACGCactttaaataattacaattaattTCTTTAACAAATGATGGTGGGAGGGGTTGTTGTTTTAGAACAGAAAGTAGCTGCCAATATTAAATTGCCAGTTTTTTGCATTAAGTTTGGTGTAGCTCATTACACGGGAACGCGCAGGAGCCAACAGCCCTTCAAGCAAGCTAACCGTAGCTAGCTTGCTATGTAACGTTAGTGTCCGCTCCGTGCACTGATAAACAGCATATTTGCAACTACAGATAAAACATGtcgtgttgtttgttttaaatgtgtacGTGTCAATGTTTAGTATTAAGTACAGCTCTAAAATACTTACTAATTCCTCTTGTTTGTAGCTACACAAACAACCGAGAACCACGCAGGGGCCGATGGGTAATAAAGACGCAACTATGCGCGATGTTGCGGAAGTGATGTCACTACACAGAGGATTCTGGGAAGTACCGGTAGACAACGTGCTCAAAGAAACATATGTTCGATCTGTATTCTTCTATATTCTATTATCTGTATTCGTTGGTAAATATTGATGCCGCAGAAATGGAAACTGAAAAGGAATCGCACAAACGTTACATCTGCTCGTTTCCCGACTGCTCGGCGGCTTATAACAAGCAGTGGAAGCTCGACGCTCATCTGTGTAAACACACGGGGGTGAAGCCGTTCGCATGTGAGCACGACGGCTGCGGTAAGTCGTTCTGCAGCCCGTATCACCTGGGGAGACACGAGCTCACCCACAGCGGTGCGAAGCCTTTCCGCTGCACCGTGGACGGATGCACGGAGGCCTTCACCACCAACGCGAACCGGACCAGACACATAAGCCGCATCCACAGTCCGGGGCAGAAGAAGTACGTTTGTAAATTTGAGGGTTGTGGGATTGAATTTAAGAAGAACAAGCAGCTTAAATCCCACATATGTGAGCAGCACACCCAGCTGCCCCCTTACCAGTGCACTTATGAAGGCTGCCAGATGCGATTCACCTTCCCTAGCAAGCTGAAGAGGCATGAGAAGGTGCACAGAGGGTACCCCTGCAAAGAGGAGGGCTGTACATTCATAGGAAAGACCTGGACTGAGAACCTGAAGCACAGGAAGGAGCAGCACAGGCCCAGCTTTCAGTGCGACCAGTGCAGCAAGGTGTTCAGAGACTCATGGTTCTTGCAGCAGCATCAGCGTGTCCACTCTGACGTCCGAGTGGTCCTCAAGTGTCCCAGGGCTGACTGTGACAGGTCATTCACCACAATGTTCAACCTGCAGAGTCACATCAGCTCCTTCCACGAGGAGCTGCGGCCTTTCGCCTGCACTGAAGAAGGCTGCGGAAAGACCTTCGCCATGAGACAGAGCCTCCAGCGCCACAGCGTCGTCCACGACCCGGaaaggaagaagcagaagaagtcTAAACCCAAAAGGTCTCTTGCTTCCAGATTAAGCGGAtacagtgaaacaaagagaGTAATCTGCAAGAAACAGAAGAAGCCTGAATCAGTGCCAGCTCAGAGTATGAATCCACCTAATTCTGTTGAACTGGTGTCCCTCTTACAGGACACGTCCTTGCTGTGCAATCCTGCTGTGGACACACATGGACTTACTAATGTCCTGACAACCCCCTTAACAGTCTAATGTTTCATGAGGGAATACACACCCCCATTATGAAGACAGCACttgctttagtttgtttgttttgacgTATTACTACTTCTAACGCAAACATGTTGTTGCACAAGTTTGTCCCCTGTTCAGCCACTTTCTGGAAGTTTGAACTTTATAGTCTGAAAACCAACAGAACTATCTGTATCTTAATCCACAGTAACTGAACCAGACCCTGGTTTACCGTCCATTTGGGTGATTGACTGCAGTGTTTCattgtgtaaatatattttttgtgactTATTGGTTGTTTCATGAAGCCAATATTATAGTCAtattatttgacatttgtaaaattattttgtattcGCATTGTAAAACGGTGGTGAAACACAAAGgatttttgtttgcattataaCAGTAGTATTTCTGGAATCGCAATTTCTGGATACCTTGTATAGTTGTCTGTGTAGTAGTTATTCCACCTAGTCTAAAATATGTTATCCCTAATATACTACAATGTGGCAGTCTGTTTAAATGGTCTTTCTAAATGGAGCTTCACAGTGTTCTTGTAGGTCTGAAGGATAAAGTGTATTGTCCCAAGTGAAGCTGGCAACACACAACTTATTTGTTTATGTTGGAGAGACTGTCATTGTTTCAGTATTGTGAGTCTATtggtgaaattaaaaatattcttCTACATAAGGAAGGGGATTCTGGTTaatctttaattaaataattaaatatgtaataCAGTTTagaatagaaaatgaaatacaaataagAAATATAGCGTTGTAATGTAAAGTTCACAGAAAAGGAACATTTGCAATATGTTAACTGAAAATTAACATACATTAACTCTAATCTAGTATCTGTTTTCAGCTGATCTATCTACACTACTGGATTTTATGTATATTAGATTTGACTGTGAAAGTTAACAAGAAACTCCTTAGTTCTAGTTTATGAGTCGTAACACTGCACACCTAACACAGTACGCGTCTTCAAACACTATGTCTATAACTTTCTGACAACCATTTGTAGAAGATCTCTTTTGTTTGTGCCTTCATGCACAAAACCAGTTCCCTAAAGAAATGGTTTTCACAGTTTGATGTGGAAGTACTTCAACCTTATCCAGCACCTTTGGGATGACTTGTTTGATTTTTGTGGTTGTAGCAAATCCTTCAGTCAAGTTACAAAATCAGGCCAAAATGCTTCTTAAAACAATCACAGCGAACGTAGCAGCAGGTTAATGCCCAAAGTTTCATAATAGCATGTCCAAATATCACAAATTTTTGATCATATAGTGGATGTTTCTCAACCTTATGTCATCATGTTCCAGTAGTCTGCAGCTGATGTCACTGACTTGCATATCTTCAATAAGATGAGGGGGGGTGTGTTGTGAAATCACTGCCTGCACAGATACActgaaaacctgcagattcTTCTGCCATGATGACACATTGTGCAGTATCTCAGCTCTGACCAACAGATTTACAgcataaacagcagcagctctgcgcGAGTTTGAGATTCCAAGACTAAATCCGCTCTGAATATTTCCAGTTACCGAGAAGCTGCTCTCTACATTCCTGCCTCGCTCGGCTCAGACAAGCCCTATATGGACTGACTGACCAGCTCACCCAGAATGCACAGCAGACCTCATCCAATTTGTATTCATacagtttaaatgtaatattcagtaatcatttcctgttttataatCTTACTACATGGCGGCTGGATTGATAAAGCTTGAATTCATCAAGTGGAACAAATGGATATTTGACATAATGACTGCTGCAGAGAAGCCAGTAACACTGCATCAAAAAGCACGCAGTGCCTGATGTGGGGACCATGGAGGACTCCAGTGATGGCTCAGATGATCACATGACCTAATGGGCAAAGTTGCCAAGTAATATCCTTATTGATGTTTGCAAATTGGAAGAAGATTTACAGTGGAGCAAGATGCACAAGCAGTGGACTGAAACCATGTGTTGTGGACTGAAAGGCCAAGTTCGAGGTATTGTAGAGGAATGTGATAGATGTGTCCCCAATGCCATCAGTGAAGCATACAAGTGGAAACGGGACAATGTGGGGTTGCTTTGGCAATGGTAGAGTGGGTGATCTGCATCATCTACAGAGTCTCCTCAACCAGCATGGATACCAAGCCATACTGAGGAGACATGCCATTCCCTCTGAGCCCTCACTGACTGGGGATAACTTCATTTTGTAATAGGACAATAACCCCAAGCATTCTTCACAGTTGAGTAAGAATTATCCAGAAAGGAAAGCAACTGCTTGGCTTGATCATACCAACAACAGATAACCAAAAATACTTAAGTGTGTAGGTGTTTCCCAACTCTCCAGTGTGATCTTTTGAAATATCATTttaacaaatagtttttttgtagtatcacatttaaaacataataatgtatAACTAATGTAATATGAATCTAAATCCATGAATTTAGTTTTGAACGGGTTTCCATGTTTGGAACAATATTGAGCCAGGTTGACCACTGTATAAGATGCTGTCAACTCTCTTATCTTTTTAACAGAAAGTGATGCCACGTTCTTTCCATTCCTGTGTCCTGACAGGACTAAATTCCAGACTGGTTCTGTAGGCCGTAATCCAAAGCCTCTATCTCCACTGTATTTCTCCAACCACCTTCTCTGTTTTCCCTCTGACTTTTCATGTCTCGCTTGGCCTTCATCCTTCTGTCTCTTTGAAAGGTGGAAGGAATGCGGTCAGGCCCTTTGCCCTTTCATGCGTTGGTTTTCCGCGCAAATTACTGGGAAATGGCAGTTTTCCGTGTGAAGGGTTTCGCTTGCCTGAGGGTTGCTGAGTTAAATGGATTGTGCAAGCTGACGCTGAACTTAAAGAATGACCAGAAAAGCACAGGCACCTAGAAGCAGCCCAGCAGCCCACATTCAGA encodes the following:
- the LOC113162468 gene encoding transcription factor IIIA, producing MFDLYSSIFYYLYSLVNIDAAEMETEKESHKRYICSFPDCSAAYNKQWKLDAHLCKHTGVKPFACEHDGCGKSFCSPYHLGRHELTHSGAKPFRCTVDGCTEAFTTNANRTRHISRIHSPGQKKYVCKFEGCGIEFKKNKQLKSHICEQHTQLPPYQCTYEGCQMRFTFPSKLKRHEKVHRGYPCKEEGCTFIGKTWTENLKHRKEQHRPSFQCDQCSKVFRDSWFLQQHQRVHSDVRVVLKCPRADCDRSFTTMFNLQSHISSFHEELRPFACTEEGCGKTFAMRQSLQRHSVVHDPERKKQKKSKPKRSLASRLSGYSETKRVICKKQKKPESVPAQSMNPPNSVELVSLLQDTSLLCNPAVDTHGLTNVLTTPLTV